One Pseudonocardia abyssalis DNA segment encodes these proteins:
- the wzt gene encoding galactan export ABC transporter ATP-binding subunit Wzt/RfbE, producing the protein MVSIDIQKASVDFPIFDAKTRSLKKAVLGRAGGRIGTDSKVPIIEALRDITLSLRKGDRVALVGHNGAGKSTLLRLMSGIYEPTRGRARIIGKVAPVFDLAVGMDPEISGLENILIRGLFLGMTRKEMDARVDDIAAFTELGDYLDMPLRTYSTGMRVRLALGVVTSVDPEILLLDEGIGAVDSEFLAKARDRLKELVERSGMLVFASHSDEFLADLCSTAIWMEHGTIKEHGPLRDVLHHYKGRDVLAEIEAR; encoded by the coding sequence GTGGTCAGCATCGACATCCAGAAGGCCTCCGTCGACTTCCCCATCTTCGACGCCAAGACCCGCTCGCTGAAGAAGGCCGTCCTCGGCCGCGCGGGCGGGCGGATCGGCACCGACAGCAAGGTCCCGATCATCGAGGCCCTGCGCGACATCACGCTGTCCCTGCGCAAGGGCGACCGCGTCGCGCTGGTCGGGCACAACGGAGCGGGCAAGTCGACGCTGCTGCGCCTCATGTCCGGCATCTATGAGCCCACCCGCGGCCGCGCGCGGATCATCGGCAAGGTGGCGCCGGTGTTCGACCTCGCCGTCGGCATGGACCCGGAGATCTCCGGCCTGGAGAACATCCTCATCCGCGGCCTGTTCCTCGGGATGACGCGCAAGGAGATGGACGCCCGCGTCGACGACATCGCGGCGTTCACCGAGCTCGGCGACTACCTCGACATGCCGCTGCGCACCTACTCCACCGGCATGCGGGTGCGGCTCGCGCTGGGCGTGGTCACCAGCGTCGACCCGGAGATCCTGCTGCTCGACGAGGGCATCGGCGCGGTCGACTCCGAGTTCCTGGCCAAGGCCCGCGACCGGCTCAAGGAGCTGGTGGAGCGCTCCGGGATGCTCGTGTTCGCGAGCCACTCCGACGAGTTCCTCGCCGACCTGTGCAGTACGGCGATCTGGATGGAGCACGGCACCATCAAGGAGCACGGCCCGCTGCGCGACGTCCTGCACCACTACAAGGGTCGTGACGTCCTCGCGGAGATCGAAGCCCGGTGA
- a CDS encoding glycosyltransferase produces MTFLAGASEHWQLFLPIGIIGAISWTVWLVRKVMSARYSPLVNDFRTTTSVVVPSFHEDPDVLERCLDTWLDQGPNEVIVVLDVADVEARDRLMARRDRRIHVMMFRHEGKRSALGVGIRAAKHDVLVLTDSDTAWEPGLLDAVQMPFVDPAVGAVGTRQNVFEPHSSIWRRVADWIIDLRYLDYVPATARRGGVVCLSGRTAAYRRSAVMPVLANVEHEYFLGRRCVAGDDGRLTWLVLAQGYRTEHQDSARALSMFPATFKAFCKQRVRWSRNSYRCYLTAVYQGWLWRQPLISQLTVFQILFTPVTMFAAVYYVAAAFTSPQRNLAVALGILWLFVGRAIRSYSHLRRKPADLLILPLVTLVIMMVALPIKTWAFVTMNKQGWLTRHADQIGGEGQDEASLTTGDAHGRA; encoded by the coding sequence ATGACCTTCCTGGCCGGCGCATCCGAGCACTGGCAGCTCTTCCTCCCGATCGGCATCATCGGTGCGATCTCGTGGACCGTCTGGCTGGTCCGCAAGGTCATGTCGGCCCGGTACAGCCCGCTGGTCAACGACTTCCGGACGACCACATCTGTGGTGGTCCCGTCGTTCCACGAGGATCCCGACGTACTGGAGCGCTGCCTGGACACCTGGCTCGACCAGGGTCCGAACGAGGTCATCGTCGTGCTCGACGTGGCCGACGTCGAGGCTCGGGACCGGCTGATGGCCCGCCGCGACCGGCGGATCCACGTGATGATGTTCCGGCACGAGGGCAAGCGCTCGGCCCTCGGTGTGGGCATCCGGGCCGCGAAGCACGACGTGCTGGTGCTCACCGACTCCGACACGGCATGGGAGCCCGGCCTGCTCGACGCGGTGCAGATGCCGTTCGTGGACCCGGCCGTCGGCGCCGTCGGCACCCGGCAGAACGTGTTCGAGCCGCACAGCTCGATCTGGCGCCGCGTCGCCGACTGGATCATCGACCTGCGCTACCTGGACTACGTGCCCGCGACGGCGCGCCGGGGCGGGGTCGTGTGCCTGTCCGGGCGCACCGCGGCCTACCGGCGCTCGGCGGTCATGCCGGTGCTGGCCAACGTCGAGCACGAGTACTTCCTCGGCCGGCGCTGCGTCGCCGGTGACGACGGCCGCCTCACCTGGCTGGTACTCGCCCAGGGCTACCGCACCGAGCACCAGGACTCCGCGCGGGCGCTGTCGATGTTCCCCGCGACGTTCAAGGCGTTCTGCAAGCAGCGCGTGCGTTGGAGCCGCAACTCCTACCGCTGCTACCTGACCGCCGTGTACCAGGGCTGGCTGTGGCGCCAGCCGCTGATCAGCCAGCTCACCGTGTTCCAGATCCTGTTCACGCCGGTGACGATGTTCGCCGCCGTCTACTACGTGGCCGCCGCGTTCACGAGCCCGCAGCGCAACCTGGCCGTCGCGCTCGGGATCCTGTGGCTGTTCGTCGGCCGCGCCATCCGCTCGTACTCCCACCTGCGCCGCAAGCCGGCCGATCTGCTGATCCTCCCGCTGGTCACGCTCGTGATCATGATGGTGGCGCTGCCGATCAAGACGTGGGCGTTCGTGACCATGAACAAGCAGGGCTGGCTGACCCGGCACGCCGACCAGATCGGTGGCGAGGGCCAGGACGAGGCCAGCCTGACGACGGGGGACGCCCATGGCCGCGCCTGA
- a CDS encoding bacterial proteasome activator family protein → MTQPENGAEQQVMVIGPDGQPVGMTQMPHSDGEGGGIGAMVEQPAKVMRIGTMIKQLLEEVRAAPLDEASRARLREIHENSIKELEDGLAPELRDELSRLSLPFTDDTVPSESELRIAQAQLVGWLEGLFHGIQTALFAQQMAARAQLEQMRRGLPPGAAPGQPGESGLGRGTGQYL, encoded by the coding sequence ATGACTCAGCCCGAGAACGGCGCCGAACAGCAGGTCATGGTCATCGGCCCCGACGGGCAGCCCGTCGGGATGACCCAGATGCCGCACTCCGACGGCGAGGGCGGCGGCATCGGAGCGATGGTCGAGCAGCCCGCGAAGGTCATGCGCATCGGCACGATGATCAAGCAGCTGCTCGAGGAGGTTCGCGCGGCGCCGCTGGACGAGGCGTCCCGCGCCCGGCTCCGCGAGATCCACGAGAACTCGATCAAGGAGCTGGAGGACGGGCTGGCCCCGGAGCTGCGCGACGAGCTCAGCCGCCTGTCGCTGCCGTTCACCGACGACACCGTCCCGTCGGAGTCGGAGCTGCGGATCGCGCAGGCCCAGCTCGTCGGCTGGTTGGAGGGCCTGTTCCACGGAATCCAGACCGCGCTGTTCGCCCAGCAGATGGCGGCCCGCGCGCAGCTCGAGCAGATGCGTCGCGGCCTGCCGCCGGGTGCGGCGCCGGGCCAGCCGGGCGAGAGCGGCCTGGGTCGCGGCACGGGGCAGTACCTGTAG
- a CDS encoding aminotransferase class V-fold PLP-dependent enzyme → MPYDVARVRGLIPALGDGWIRLDATAGMQPPEGVVSAVSGAFRRSRSAVGAPFPASRQSADVDVDAEARLAIADLVGADPRGVVLGPGGPAELLRRLADAVGDTWAAGDEIVVSRLDDAANVAPWLWAAGRRDVGVRWAEIDIETCELPTWQFDDLLTDATRVVAITAASGQVGTRVDVAAVAERTRGTGALLVVDACAAAAYGPVRMDPLGADVIALDAAAWGGPHVGALAFRTPALLDRLTACSLDPGARGPQRLEIGPQSFPQLAGLVASVDHLAALDDTATGTRRERLLTSLDELQFHQERLVDDLLLDLIGSGVTVLGPPRHRIPAVAFTHALPAVDVADHLARHGICVLPDTGERGVLAHLGTAEIGGVVRVGLGHYTTRTETRALVEALTTLPALL, encoded by the coding sequence ATGCCGTACGACGTCGCTCGGGTGCGCGGGCTGATCCCCGCTCTCGGTGACGGCTGGATCCGGCTCGACGCGACGGCGGGGATGCAGCCTCCCGAGGGTGTCGTGTCCGCGGTGTCGGGGGCGTTCCGGCGGTCGCGGTCGGCGGTCGGTGCGCCGTTCCCCGCGTCGCGGCAGTCGGCCGACGTCGACGTCGACGCCGAGGCCCGGCTCGCGATCGCCGACCTCGTCGGAGCCGACCCCCGCGGCGTGGTTCTCGGCCCGGGCGGCCCGGCGGAGCTCCTGCGCCGGCTCGCCGACGCCGTCGGCGACACGTGGGCCGCGGGCGACGAGATCGTGGTCTCCCGCCTCGACGACGCCGCGAACGTCGCGCCCTGGCTGTGGGCGGCCGGGCGGCGCGACGTCGGGGTGCGCTGGGCCGAGATCGACATCGAGACGTGCGAGTTGCCCACCTGGCAGTTCGACGACCTGCTGACCGACGCCACGCGGGTCGTCGCGATCACCGCGGCGTCGGGACAGGTGGGCACCCGTGTCGACGTCGCGGCGGTCGCCGAGCGCACCCGCGGGACCGGCGCCCTCCTCGTCGTCGACGCCTGCGCGGCGGCCGCGTACGGCCCGGTGCGGATGGACCCGCTCGGCGCCGACGTCATCGCCCTGGACGCCGCGGCCTGGGGCGGCCCGCACGTCGGGGCGCTCGCGTTCCGGACCCCGGCGCTGCTCGACCGCCTCACCGCCTGCTCGCTCGACCCCGGCGCCCGCGGCCCGCAGCGCCTCGAGATCGGCCCGCAGTCCTTCCCCCAGCTGGCAGGTCTCGTCGCGTCCGTCGACCACCTCGCCGCACTCGACGACACGGCCACCGGCACCCGGCGGGAGCGCCTGCTCACCTCGTTGGACGAGCTGCAGTTCCACCAGGAGCGCCTGGTCGACGACCTGCTGCTCGACCTGATCGGCTCGGGCGTCACGGTCCTCGGCCCGCCGCGCCACCGCATCCCGGCCGTCGCCTTCACCCACGCGCTGCCGGCGGTCGACGTGGCCGACCACCTGGCCCGCCACGGCATCTGCGTCCTGCCCGACACGGGGGAGCGGGGAGTGCTCGCGCACCTGGGCACCGCCGAGATCGGCGGGGTCGTGCGGGTCGGCCTGGGTCATTACACGACGCGCACGGAGACCCGGGCCCTGGTAGAAGCCCTGACCACCCTGCCCGCCCTCCTCTGA
- the wzm gene encoding galactan export ABC transporter permease subunit Wzm/RfbD: MTPPLPDEPGPRSWSRAFGDLGQGWKQRPLWGYLGWQDIKQRYRRSVLGPLWISVTMAVVATAMGILYGALFGENIATFLPYVATGLLIWYFINGCILEGSEVFIANEGLIRFLPAPLSLHIYRLVWRQSLFFAHNLVVWVALILIFPQPLSWSLLLAIPAFLLLVLNGAWISMLTGIIATRFRDIPPIIGSLAQLLFFMTPIVWQYDTLLKNPAVAERARIAELNPVMHFVEILRQPMLGQEIVWRHWYIAGAITVVGIVAALLCLRNYRSRVAYWV; this comes from the coding sequence ATGACGCCTCCGCTCCCGGACGAGCCCGGCCCGCGCAGCTGGTCGCGCGCGTTCGGGGATCTGGGCCAGGGCTGGAAGCAGCGGCCGCTGTGGGGCTACCTCGGCTGGCAGGACATCAAGCAGCGCTACCGCCGCTCGGTGCTCGGCCCGCTGTGGATCAGCGTCACGATGGCCGTGGTCGCCACCGCGATGGGCATCCTCTACGGCGCGCTGTTCGGCGAGAACATCGCGACGTTCCTGCCCTACGTCGCCACCGGCCTGCTGATCTGGTACTTCATCAACGGCTGCATCCTCGAGGGCAGCGAGGTCTTCATCGCCAACGAGGGGCTGATCCGGTTCCTGCCGGCGCCGCTGAGCCTGCACATCTACCGGCTCGTATGGCGACAGTCGCTGTTCTTCGCGCACAACCTCGTGGTGTGGGTCGCGCTGATCCTGATCTTCCCGCAGCCGCTGAGCTGGTCGCTGCTGCTCGCGATACCGGCCTTCCTGCTGCTCGTGCTCAACGGCGCGTGGATCTCGATGCTCACCGGCATCATCGCCACCCGCTTCCGCGACATCCCGCCCATCATCGGGAGCCTCGCGCAGCTGCTGTTCTTCATGACGCCGATCGTGTGGCAGTACGACACGCTGCTGAAGAACCCGGCCGTCGCCGAGCGCGCGCGGATCGCGGAGCTCAACCCGGTCATGCACTTCGTGGAGATCCTGCGTCAGCCCATGCTCGGCCAGGAGATCGTGTGGCGGCACTGGTACATCGCCGGCGCGATCACCGTGGTCGGGATCGTCGCCGCGCTGCTCTGCCTGCGGAACTACCGGTCCCGCGTCGCGTACTGGGTCTGA
- the glfT1 gene encoding galactofuranosyltransferase GlfT1, protein MPMPSRPGPAAGPTPAPAQPATGTTPATGPFGPDSVVAVVVTRHRAELLTEALAVLAKQTRPVDHLIVVDNGPDRPAQAVVEACGIPATYLPSWNNLGGAGGFALGMLRALALGAGWIWLADDDGRAADDTVLATLLDLAQRRGLAAVSPTVADLDDPDRLAFPVRRGLTWHSSRAALATAEGADPELLTGIAALFNGALFRASTLDVVGVPDLRLFVRGDEVEMHRRLVRSGLPFGTALHAAYLHPAGRHEDKPMLGGRLHARDPEDEVKRYYTYRNRGYLISQPGMRRVGLLELPRFAWYFLVTRRSPREFATWLRLIRQGRAEHFERI, encoded by the coding sequence ATGCCGATGCCCTCCCGGCCCGGACCCGCTGCCGGCCCCACTCCCGCCCCTGCGCAGCCCGCCACCGGCACCACGCCCGCCACCGGCCCCTTCGGCCCCGACTCCGTCGTCGCCGTCGTCGTCACGCGGCACCGGGCGGAACTCCTCACCGAGGCGCTGGCGGTGCTCGCGAAGCAGACCCGTCCCGTCGACCACCTGATCGTCGTCGACAACGGCCCCGACCGGCCGGCGCAGGCCGTCGTCGAGGCCTGCGGCATCCCGGCCACCTACCTGCCGTCCTGGAACAACCTCGGCGGCGCGGGCGGGTTCGCGCTCGGCATGCTGCGCGCGCTCGCGCTCGGGGCCGGCTGGATCTGGCTCGCCGACGACGACGGGCGCGCGGCCGACGACACCGTCCTCGCCACCCTGCTCGACCTGGCGCAGCGCCGCGGGCTGGCCGCCGTCTCCCCCACCGTCGCCGACCTCGACGACCCGGACCGGCTCGCCTTCCCCGTCCGCCGCGGCCTCACGTGGCACAGCTCCCGCGCGGCCCTCGCCACCGCAGAGGGGGCCGATCCCGAGCTGCTCACCGGCATCGCGGCGCTGTTCAACGGAGCGCTGTTCCGGGCGTCGACGCTCGACGTCGTCGGGGTGCCCGACCTGCGGCTGTTCGTGCGCGGCGACGAGGTGGAGATGCACCGGCGGCTGGTGCGCTCGGGGCTGCCGTTCGGCACCGCGCTGCACGCCGCGTACCTGCACCCGGCGGGCCGGCACGAGGACAAGCCGATGCTCGGGGGCCGCCTGCACGCCCGCGACCCCGAGGACGAGGTCAAGCGGTACTACACCTACCGCAACCGCGGCTACCTGATCTCCCAGCCCGGCATGCGCCGCGTGGGACTGCTGGAGCTGCCCCGCTTCGCCTGGTACTTCCTGGTCACCCGACGCAGCCCGCGCGAGTTCGCGACGTGGCTGCGGCTGATCCGTCAGGGCCGCGCGGAGCACTTCGAGCGCATCTGA